A window of the Halichoerus grypus chromosome 2, mHalGry1.hap1.1, whole genome shotgun sequence genome harbors these coding sequences:
- the TMEM174 gene encoding transmembrane protein 174 has protein sequence MEQGSSRLEDSPLNVFSVTPYTPSTADIQVSDDDKAGATLLFSGIFLGLVGITFTVMGWIKYQGVSHFEWTQLLGPILLSVGVTFILIAVCKFKMLSCQVCKESEERVLDSEQTAGGQSFVFTGINQPITFHGATVVQYIPPPYGAQEPFGMNTTYLQPVVNPCGLIPPGGVVSATPSPPQYYTIYPPENAAFVGDQDYPSFVAGGNDRSSPDADQLEETQLGDEDSACFSPPPYEEIYSLPR, from the exons ATGGAGCAAGGCAGCAGCCGCTTGGAGGACTCCCCTCTCAACGTGTTTTCCGTCACTCCTTACACACCCAGCACTGCTGACATCCAGGTGTCTGATGATGACAAGGCAGGGGCCACCTTGCTCTTCTCAGGCATCTTCCTGGGACTGGTGGGGATCACGTTCACCGTCATGGGCTGGATCAAATACCAAGGTGTTTCCCACTTTGAATGGACCCAGCTCCTTGGGCCCATCCTGCTGTCAGTGGGGGTGACATTCATCCTGATTGCTGTGTGCAAGTTCAAAATGCTCTCCTGCCAGGTGTGCAAGGAAAGTGAGGAAAGGGTCCTGGATTCGGAGCAGACGGCAGGAGGACAATCATTTGTTTTCACTGGTATCAACCAACCCATCACCTTCCACGGGGCCACTGTGGTGCAGTATATCCCTCCTCCTTACGGTGCTCAAGAGCCCTTTGGGATGAACACCACCTACCTGCAGCCAGTGGTGAACCCCTGTGGTCTCATACCACCTGGAGGGGTGGTGAGCGCCACGCCAAGCCCTCCTCAGTACTATACCATCTATCCTCCAGAGAACGCTGCATTTGTTGGTGACCAAGACTACCCTTCCTTTGTGGCCGGTGGAAATGACAG ATCCAGCCCTGACGCCGACCAGCTAGAAGAGACACAGCTGGGAGACGAGGACTCcgcctgcttctctcctcccccctatGAGGAAATATACTCCCTCCCTCGCTAG